The Candidatus Angelobacter sp. nucleotide sequence TGTACAGGAGCAATTGAAGAAAACCCGGGCGGCACTGGAGAAAAACAATGGTCTGACGCTGATCCTGGCCCTGAGTTACGGGGGACGCACCGAGCTCGTGGAGGCGATTCGCGAAATCTCGACCAAGGTAAAACAGGGAAAAATCGAGGCAGCCGAGATAAACGAAAAGACGATCTCCGAACACCTTTATACTCGGCATTATCCCGAGCCTGATTTGCTCATCCGGACGAGCGGGGAGATGAGGGTCAGCAATTTTTTGTTGTGGCAGATTTCCTACTCGGAATTTGTGGTGACACCGACCCTCTGGCCGGAATTCCGCCGGGAGCAATTCTTCGACGCCCTGGAGGAATACGCCCGGCGGCATCGCAGGTTTGGCGGCGTCTGAAATCCGCAATCGGAAATTGGCAATCGTCATTGCGCCTGATAGTTTCGCCGGCAATGTCACACGCGACCGCCCCACCGCCATCGTTCTCGAAAGCAAAGATTTTTTTCCGCCGACTGCTCACCTCGATTGTTTTGTGGACCGTGGTGATCTGGTCGCTTTTCTCGGGCAACAAGCTCATCTCGGACACGATCTTTCTGGTCATCATGATGGTTCTGGCCGGATTCGGGTTGGCGGAATTCTACGGTCTCGTCGAGAAGCGCGGACTGGTTTGTTTCAAGGGCTGGGGCATCTTCGGAGGCTTGTTGCTCATCGCAAGCACCTTTTTCTATTTGTCCGGATTGCTCGGCGTGCATGAGGCGCCCGCCAAGGCGAACGACTTTGAAACCAGCCTGCTCATCATCTTCGTGCTCGGTCTCTGTGTCCGGCAGTTTGTCTCGACCCATAACACCGCGGGGATTCTGGCCATCTCGACGACGCTCTTCGGGTTGATGTACGTTCCCTGGTTGCTCAATTTCATTCAAAAAATTAACTTTTTCCCGAAAGCCAACGGCACGCATTACGTTCTTTATTTCATTCTGGTCACGAAATTCAGCGATACGGGCGCGTATGCGGTCGGGTCGCTCATCGGCAGGCACAAAATGATTCCGCGCATCAGTCCGGGAAAAACCTGGGAAGGGTTCGCCGGCGCCGTGATTGTCTCAACCCTGGCGAGCCTGGTGTTCGCTCATTTTGCCGGCCAGCGATTGACCGGCATGAACTGGAAGCACGCGATCGTTCTCGGCGGCCTCTTGAGCACGTCGGCCGTCATTGGCGACCTGATCGAATCGCTGTTCAAACGCGAGGCGGGCGTGAAGGATTCGGGCACGTATTTCCCGGGAATCGGCGGAATTCTCGACCTGCTTGACAGTTTGTTGTTTAATGCGCCGCTGATGTATTTGTATCTCCGTCATGTTCTGACGCGGCCGGTTTAGTGGATTGGAATGAAAAACGTTGTTTTACTTGGAAGCACCGGCTCCATCGGCACCAGCACCATCAAGGTGGCGGAGGATCTGCCGGACCACATCCGCCTCGTGGGTCTCGCCGCCGGAAGCAACGCGGAACTTCTCGCCCGACAAACGTTGAAGCACCGACCCGCAGCGGTTTCGATCAACGACCCCGACAAGGCGCGTGAGCTGGAGTCCGCGCTTGGCACGATCAGCCGGGTTCACAGCGGTGCGGAGGGCTTGATCACGCTGGCCACGATGCCGTCGGCAGATATCGTCCTCATCGCGATCGTTGGCACCGCGGGGCTGCAGCCGGCGCTCGCCGCCATCCGCGCGGGCAAAGACATTGCCGTTGCTTCGAAGGAAATCCTGGTGATGGCGGGCGAGATCGTCATGAAGGAGGCCCGGGAAAACGGCGTGCGCGTGCTGGCCGTGGACAGCGAGCATTCGGCAATATTTCAATGCCTGGACGGCAGGCCGCCGTCGTCCGTCCGCAAACTTTGGCTGACCGCCTCGGGCGGTCCGTTTCGCCAGACCTGCAAAAAGGACTTTCCGGGCATCACCGTCGAACGCGCGCTCAAACACCCGTCATGGGTGATGGGCCGCAAGATTACCATTGATTCGGCCACACTGTTTAACAAAGGGCTGGAAATGATCGAGGCGCGCTGGCTCTTCGACGTCGAGATGGGCCGTGTGCAGGTGGTTGTCCACCCGCAAAGCGTCGTTCATTCGATGGTCGAATTCATTGATGGCTCGATCATCGCGCAACTCTCAAGACCGGACATGTGCCTGCCGATTCAACACGCGCTGACCTATCCGGAGCGTGTCGGCAGCGATCGCGTCCAAACGAACCTGGCAAAGCTCGGCAGCCTGACGTTTGAGGAGCCGGACCTTGATCGATTTCCCGCATTGGGCCTCGCACGGCGTGCGGGAGAGATGGGCGGCACCATGCCTGCCGTGCTGAACGCCGCCAATGAAGTCGCCGTCGAAGCCTTCTGCAATCAAAAGATCGGGTTCGAGCAAATAAGTGAGACCGTCGCAAGGGTAATGGACCACCACAACCTGGTGGATCATCCGACACTCAAGCAAATCATCGCCGCAGATGCCTGGGCGAGGGCTGAGGCGGTGGGGTAAACGCTTCCCTGGGTTGGACCCTATTTTTTCTGAAACCACCTTTGAACAGATCCGCTTACGAGATTGCCAGAAGCCCGATCGGTGGCTAGATTGCGAAATCGCCGGGGATCCGGCAATGAACCTAATGGCTAACATCTTAAGCGCGATTTACGTGGGCGTCGCCGTAGTATTGTTGTTCGGCGCCGCAGTTTTTGTACATGAATTCGGTCACTTTTGGGTCGCGCGTCGTCGCGGCATGAAGGTAGAAGGTTTCGCAATCGGCTTCGGACCAAAGATACTCGGCTGGACTCGTGATGGCATTGAGTACTCCTGGCGATGGATCCCGGCAGGAGGTTTTGTTAAGTTGCCGCAAATGATCACGTCGGAAGCGCTCGAGGGCGGGAACGATGCCTCAGCTGAGAAAATCCCGCCTGCGCCGCCGGTTTCAAAGATCCTTGTGGCTGCAGCCGGGCCGCTGATGAATGTGGTCTTCGGATTCGCCATCGCGACCTTGATCTACTTCGTCGGGCTGCCCGTGCCGGTAAATCCCTCGATCATCGGGCACGTTGACCCGGATTCTCAGGAAGCAAAACTTGGAATTCTTGAGGGCGACCGCATCGTCGAAGTGAATGGCAAAATGGTCAAATCTTGGGAGGACGTGAACATGGACACCGTCCTCGCGCGAACGAACGTGATTCCTGTCGTGATTGAGCGCGGCGGCGTAAGAACGCTGTACCAGCTCCGGGCCAAGGTCAACGATGTCATTGGATTGAAGATGCTCAATCTGGATCCGCGCGATCATCCGGTTGTGGCCAGAGTTGAACCCGGTACGCCTGCCGATACCGCGGGGTTGAAAGAAGGAGACAAATTCGTGAGTTTTGGTGGCGTTGCGATTGTGAGCCAGGAGCAGCTCATAGAATTGATAAAGAGGCGCGGCGGCGAGCCCACCGAGGTTCAGATTGAACGCGGCACCGACAAATTGGGCCTCTCTGTTACTCCGAAAATTGATCCCACGACAAAAAAGGGGCGTATCGGTGTGGCGCTGACGGGCAGTTCGACCATCGTTTACCAGTTGGAGAAGCCGGGACCGAAGCCGTGGGAGTCGATCGCCGACGTTTGGGACAGAACGATCAGCACCTTCGGTGCGTTGATTCATTCGAAAGAGACCGGCGTGGGCGCGAAAGACCTCGCCGGGCCCGTCGGTATCCTCACGATGCTAGCAGCCCAGGTCCATACCGACTACCGTCTTGCTTTAAAGTTCTTGGTGCTTCTGAACATTAATCTCGCTCTCATCAATCTTCTGCCCATTCCGGTTCTGGATGGCGGGCACATCTTAATGTCAATCATCGAAGGGATCCGTCGCCGTCCGTTGAGCGCGAAATTTCAAGAATATACAACAACCGCTTTTGCCGTTTTGCTGATTTCATTCATGCTCTACGTCACTTTCTTCGATATCAAGCGGTGGTCGCTTTTCAAAACCATGTTCAGACGCGACACGCAAATTGAGCTGCAGGAAAAGCCGAATGAGAATCAGCCGCCGACTTCCGAGCCCGCGAGGTGATTCCCATGCGCTACTGTGAATCGCCTTATTTCTACCGACGCCGTAAGACCCGCGAAGTGACCATTGGAGATCCGCGGAATGGCGGCGTCATTATTGGCGGTGACCATCCAGTTGTCGCGCAGTCCATGATCACCTGCGATACGATGGACACCGCCGCCAGCGTCCAACAGACGCTCGATCTCGTCGCCGTGGGCTGTCAGCTGGTGCGCATCACCGCCCCCACGGTCAAGGACGCCGCAAACCTGCAGAACATCGTTGCCGAACTTCGCAAGCGCGGCTGTCTCGTTCCCATCGTCGCCGACATTCATTTCAAACCGGAGGCCGCGATGGAAGCGGTGAAATGGGTCGAAGTCGTGCGGGTCAATCCCGGCAACTACGCCGACTCGAAGAAATTCGCGGTCAAGGAATACACCGACGAGCAGTACGCGTCAGAACTCAAGCGCATCGAGGACAAATTCACCCCGCTCGTGCTCGAATGCAAACGACTGAATCGCGCGGTGCGCATCGGCACGAACCACGGCTCGCTCTCCGACCGCATCATGAACCGCTACGGCGACACACCGCTCGGCATGGTCGAGAGCGCCCTCGAGTTCGCCCGCATCGCGCGCAAGCACAACTTTCACAATTTCAAGTTCTCGATGAAGTCGTCTAACCCCAAGGTGATGATCGAATGCTATCGTCTCCTCGTCGCGCGGTTGGAGCAGGAGGGATCGGACTGGAATTACCCGATTCATCTCGGCGTCACTGAAGCCGGCGAGGGCGAGGATGGCCGGATCAAAAGTGCGATCGGCATCGGTTCACTGTTATGCGACGGCCTGGGCGACACCATTCGCGTTTCGCTTACGGAAGATTCGCCACGCGAGATCGAGGTGTGCCGTGACCTGCTGGCGCAGATTCCCGTTCTCACAATGGGAGGGACGAGTTCCACCTCGTCCCGAAGCTCAGGGACGGCGTGGAAGGTGTCCCTCGCGGATGAATTTCCCTTCGACCCGTTTCATTTCGAGAAGCGCGAGACACCGGAGATTGAACTCAACGAACAAACGAAATGCGGTGGCGAACAGCTCATCCGCGTCGTCGTGACGCGCGCGACGTGGGACAAGGTCGCGCCAAAGATCCGACCGAAGGACGATGTAAAGCCGGAAGCCGTTTACGAAGACCTCAACGTTGCGGAGCTTGATCCGACGACGGATTTCGACATCAACTGCGACACGCAACTCGTCACCGTGAAGGACGGCGTGGATCTTCCGGCGATCACTGCGTTTCGATTGCTCTCGGCAAAATTGAAACGGCTTGGTCGAAAGAACCCAATCCTACTGAAGGACTGCATCAATTTTAATGACGTGCCCCTCACCCCGTCCCTCTCCCCATCGGATGGGGAGAGGGTGGCGAAGCCGAGTGAGGGATTTCCATTAGAACCCAGGATTGCTTTGCTGCGTGCTTCGGTCGTCATCGGTTCGCTGTTGGCGGATGGGATTGGCGACGCGATTCTGGTGCGCGGCGAATCCGGCGGTGGGCAATCGCTGCGGCTGGCTTACAACATTTTGCAGGCGGCCGGCTGCCGTTCGTTCAAGACGGATTACGTCGCATGCCCTTCGTGCGGGCGGACACTATTCAACCTGCAGACAGTGACGGCTCGCATTAAAGCTCGGACCGAGCATCTCAAAGGCGTGAAGGTTGCCATCATGGGTTGCATTGTGAACGGACCGGGAGAAATGGCCGACGCAGATTTTGGCTACGTGGGCGGCGCGCCCGGCAAGATCAATCTCTACGTCGGCAAAACGCCGATCAAATTCAACATCCCGGAAACCGAAGCTGTGGAACGGCTCGTGGATTTGATTCGCGAACACGGCAAGTGGGTGGAGCCGGAAGAGAAATGAGTCTCGTTGGTGAACTAAGAAGCCTGTTCAGCACGATGATGGGCCAAATGCCTCCAGGCTTTTCACTTCTGTGTCTCCAAAATAGGCCGACAGACTCGTTCCATCTCCAGAATAGCTGAATCTAGTTTCTTCTCAAGAGCGTCTTTTTCCTCGGCTCCCCACCAAATTACTGCCTCCCATTTTCTACATTGATCAACAACAGTCGGACTATTGCCAGATCTTTCTCGATCGTCGGTGGTAATAAGCATACGGGCGGCCACAATGATTTCGGACAGGATGCGATGAAGTTGGATGAATGGTTCGACCGCTTCGGCGCCGAACATCGCCTTCATCCGATACTGCTTTGTCATCAGATCGGCTATCGCTTTCCCATGCTCGTCGTAACGGGCAATTGTAACATAGTAGGAATCTTTCAGGCGCGATTCTACTTCGCTTTCGTGTTCTTCTTTCGGGCGATCCTTCGATTCACCTGAAAAAGACATTGGCGAGCGGATGGCCCGGACAATGTCGCGAATTTGGTAGAAACCGGATAATACGTCCTCAGCAAGTTCCGTTTTGCGCTTCCCTATTGTTTCCTCGCGCCACTTCTTTAAGCCGTGAGCGCCAATTTTAACGCCAATGATTGCAGTGATTGCCGTGACGACGCTCGGAAGCGTCTTGACTAGCTCGAGCCAAATGTTGGAATCATATGAGGAAGCCATATCAAATTCCCATCTAAGCTATTTCGCCGTCAAATTGCCCGCAAGCCCGTTCGAGAACTTCTCTAACTCGCTCGGCTGGATTCTTGAATCGAGAAGAAGAGTTGCTATGCAGTGAATGCTGTGCTTCGGCCCTTCGGAATGTTGCCGAGGTGAAAGATCAGAAATCCGTGGAGAAATTGCCGCAGTTCTTTCACTTGCGCTTCACTTAACTTCAGTCGCGACGCGGTTCGCAAATCGTTTTGCAGGAGAGTGGTCGTGATTCGTTTTACCCCGGCCGTGAGTTTGCTTTTTTCAAAATCCGGAGTCAGGCCGAGTTCGTTCAGCAGTTTGAGTTCAAAGGCTAGAATGGTCTGTGGTTGGGGCGGTTGTTTTGGGAGATGATCGAGCAGACCACGCATCAGTTCGTGAACGGCGAGCAACGGCGTCTCCGTTTCTGTCGCTTGCTCGATGAGCGCGGCGCAGTAGCTGGCTTGCTGGAGCAATGCGAGTTGTTCCCGCAATGCCTTGTGAGTCCCAAGCAAACTTACTTCACGCAGGGTATGTAATTCCGAGCGGCGGCTGCGCGAGAAGCTGAAGTCGGCCAGGAAAAAAAGGTCGAGTTTCCCGCGGAACGGCGAATTGGCGCGGCAGGCACCTTTGGCAACCGTGGCGATGCGGCCGAAGGCCGGCGTCAGCCAGTGAACGATCAGGCTGGTCTCGGTCAGCGGGCGCGTGCGGAGAATCAGTCCTTGCGTGCGTTGGGTCATGCGTGGTGCGTGGCGCTTGCAACACCAGACCAGGCGGGGCAGGGGAGCGTGCAGGGCATCACGATCTGCGTTTGGCGGGCGCGAACTCGGGAGCGATGGCGCCAAGGCTGACGATGAACTTGATGCCGTCGGCGACGGTCATGTCGAGCTTCGTCAGTTCCTTTTCCGGGACGAGCACGAGGAAGCCGCTGGTCGGGTTCGGTGTTGTGGGCACGAACACGCTGACAACCTTTTGCTTCGTTTTGGCCTGCACTTCCTGATGTTGTTCGCCGGTGACAAAGCCGACGGAAAACTGGCCGGGGCGCGGGAATTCGAGGAGCACGACCTGTTTGAATGACGAGCGGTTGCCCGGTGAAAAGGCCTCGTTGACCTGTTTTACCGTCCCATAGATTTTGTTCAACAAGGGGACCCGCAGAAGCGCGCGGTCGAGAAGCTCGATCAGTTTTCGGCCGAAGTAATAACGCGCCACGCTCCCGAGGAGAGTTATGAGCACCACGGCCAGCGCGATGGCGCTGAGACTCCAGTACCAGTGCATCGGACCCTCGCCGCCATTTTTGTGCGTCCATTCGTGCGGCAAAAAGAAAAGCAGGATGTCCGTGATATTCGACACCGTGCCGAACAACCAGACCAGGACCGCGACGGAAATGACCGCCGGCAGCACGATGGCAAGTCCGGTGAAAAAATTCCCACGGGAGCGCGAGAGAACGTTCCTTTTCTTCATCGTTGGACTCTAGGTTTGCCGCTTCGTTTGCTCAAGGGAAAGCCGCGGCGGGAATTGCCGGTTCGCGATTTCGGACCGCTTCGCCGCGCTTTGGCGACGGGAGCCGTCTTTGCCAGACGGGGCAGCGGAAACCGGCGCTTCAACTCGCGGAGCAGCCGCTCTTCCTCGAGTTTCATCGCGCG carries:
- a CDS encoding CDP-archaeol synthase is translated as MSHATAPPPSFSKAKIFFRRLLTSIVLWTVVIWSLFSGNKLISDTIFLVIMMVLAGFGLAEFYGLVEKRGLVCFKGWGIFGGLLLIASTFFYLSGLLGVHEAPAKANDFETSLLIIFVLGLCVRQFVSTHNTAGILAISTTLFGLMYVPWLLNFIQKINFFPKANGTHYVLYFILVTKFSDTGAYAVGSLIGRHKMIPRISPGKTWEGFAGAVIVSTLASLVFAHFAGQRLTGMNWKHAIVLGGLLSTSAVIGDLIESLFKREAGVKDSGTYFPGIGGILDLLDSLLFNAPLMYLYLRHVLTRPV
- the ispG gene encoding (E)-4-hydroxy-3-methylbut-2-enyl-diphosphate synthase; amino-acid sequence: MRYCESPYFYRRRKTREVTIGDPRNGGVIIGGDHPVVAQSMITCDTMDTAASVQQTLDLVAVGCQLVRITAPTVKDAANLQNIVAELRKRGCLVPIVADIHFKPEAAMEAVKWVEVVRVNPGNYADSKKFAVKEYTDEQYASELKRIEDKFTPLVLECKRLNRAVRIGTNHGSLSDRIMNRYGDTPLGMVESALEFARIARKHNFHNFKFSMKSSNPKVMIECYRLLVARLEQEGSDWNYPIHLGVTEAGEGEDGRIKSAIGIGSLLCDGLGDTIRVSLTEDSPREIEVCRDLLAQIPVLTMGGTSSTSSRSSGTAWKVSLADEFPFDPFHFEKRETPEIELNEQTKCGGEQLIRVVVTRATWDKVAPKIRPKDDVKPEAVYEDLNVAELDPTTDFDINCDTQLVTVKDGVDLPAITAFRLLSAKLKRLGRKNPILLKDCINFNDVPLTPSLSPSDGERVAKPSEGFPLEPRIALLRASVVIGSLLADGIGDAILVRGESGGGQSLRLAYNILQAAGCRSFKTDYVACPSCGRTLFNLQTVTARIKARTEHLKGVKVAIMGCIVNGPGEMADADFGYVGGAPGKINLYVGKTPIKFNIPETEAVERLVDLIREHGKWVEPEEK
- the recO gene encoding DNA repair protein RecO, with translation MTQRTQGLILRTRPLTETSLIVHWLTPAFGRIATVAKGACRANSPFRGKLDLFFLADFSFSRSRRSELHTLREVSLLGTHKALREQLALLQQASYCAALIEQATETETPLLAVHELMRGLLDHLPKQPPQPQTILAFELKLLNELGLTPDFEKSKLTAGVKRITTTLLQNDLRTASRLKLSEAQVKELRQFLHGFLIFHLGNIPKGRSTAFTA
- the uppS gene encoding polyprenyl diphosphate synthase yields the protein VQEQLKKTRAALEKNNGLTLILALSYGGRTELVEAIREISTKVKQGKIEAAEINEKTISEHLYTRHYPEPDLLIRTSGEMRVSNFLLWQISYSEFVVTPTLWPEFRREQFFDALEEYARRHRRFGGV
- the rseP gene encoding RIP metalloprotease RseP, with amino-acid sequence MDPIFSETTFEQIRLRDCQKPDRWLDCEIAGDPAMNLMANILSAIYVGVAVVLLFGAAVFVHEFGHFWVARRRGMKVEGFAIGFGPKILGWTRDGIEYSWRWIPAGGFVKLPQMITSEALEGGNDASAEKIPPAPPVSKILVAAAGPLMNVVFGFAIATLIYFVGLPVPVNPSIIGHVDPDSQEAKLGILEGDRIVEVNGKMVKSWEDVNMDTVLARTNVIPVVIERGGVRTLYQLRAKVNDVIGLKMLNLDPRDHPVVARVEPGTPADTAGLKEGDKFVSFGGVAIVSQEQLIELIKRRGGEPTEVQIERGTDKLGLSVTPKIDPTTKKGRIGVALTGSSTIVYQLEKPGPKPWESIADVWDRTISTFGALIHSKETGVGAKDLAGPVGILTMLAAQVHTDYRLALKFLVLLNINLALINLLPIPVLDGGHILMSIIEGIRRRPLSAKFQEYTTTAFAVLLISFMLYVTFFDIKRWSLFKTMFRRDTQIELQEKPNENQPPTSEPAR
- a CDS encoding DUF502 domain-containing protein, translated to MKKRNVLSRSRGNFFTGLAIVLPAVISVAVLVWLFGTVSNITDILLFFLPHEWTHKNGGEGPMHWYWSLSAIALAVVLITLLGSVARYYFGRKLIELLDRALLRVPLLNKIYGTVKQVNEAFSPGNRSSFKQVVLLEFPRPGQFSVGFVTGEQHQEVQAKTKQKVVSVFVPTTPNPTSGFLVLVPEKELTKLDMTVADGIKFIVSLGAIAPEFAPAKRRS
- a CDS encoding 1-deoxy-D-xylulose-5-phosphate reductoisomerase, whose translation is MKNVVLLGSTGSIGTSTIKVAEDLPDHIRLVGLAAGSNAELLARQTLKHRPAAVSINDPDKARELESALGTISRVHSGAEGLITLATMPSADIVLIAIVGTAGLQPALAAIRAGKDIAVASKEILVMAGEIVMKEARENGVRVLAVDSEHSAIFQCLDGRPPSSVRKLWLTASGGPFRQTCKKDFPGITVERALKHPSWVMGRKITIDSATLFNKGLEMIEARWLFDVEMGRVQVVVHPQSVVHSMVEFIDGSIIAQLSRPDMCLPIQHALTYPERVGSDRVQTNLAKLGSLTFEEPDLDRFPALGLARRAGEMGGTMPAVLNAANEVAVEAFCNQKIGFEQISETVARVMDHHNLVDHPTLKQIIAADAWARAEAVG